The genome window ACCTTAATATTGCATTACGATCTATACGTTTTATATAACTATGAGCCTTGGTGGTATTGGAGTGTTTATTCTATTGGCGTTAATATGTTCGATGTTTTAATGTTTCTGTCACTAGTATTCAATAAAAATACCATTTTTAAAAGAGGGGTTGCATTGAACTTTAAAAAGTTGAAAAATATTGAATGAACTTTTAATTAGCCCAACAGTTTCTCTGTACATAGGTGCATTTGTACAATGGGGATTTCTTATGGCTTTTTTGTACTCCCTTGCTCATTCGATTAATAAGCCTAATAAAGAAAGAGTGTATTTGTCTTTGGTTATGAGTGTTTCATATTCGTTTAGTATATTTACAAATATGGATACGGTAACTTATCTAGATTTTTTGTTTTCCGATATTTTAACTCTCCTAGTTATTATTTCCCTTAGGCGGCTCTGGCATGATGGTATTACCTATCTATATATTATTACTGGTTTAGCTATGAACTCAGCTCTACACTTTCTCATGCATTACGACATCTATATATCAAATAATACAAGCTACTGGTGGCTTTGGAATGCTTACGCGATAGGGGTCAATGCTGCTGATTTTATAATGGTAGCTATATTTTTTATAAACAAAGATTTTTTATACTTGATGAAATTTAGAAATGGTTTGATTACTAGTTTGAAAAGGACAGTTGATGGCTGACCTACTCTGGAGTCTTGTCGATTTAGGCGATAATATAGGGCTATTATTTACTTGGTTCTTTTTAATTTCATTTTTATATAATCTATCAGCAAGTATAAATAAGGCAGATAAAAGCCTGCTACAGTTATCATTCATTATGCTGGTTTCTTATACTTCAAGTCTTTTTATGGATCCTCGAACTTCGACTCCTCACTTAAATTACTTTTATTTTGATTTTGCTACCATAGGTACTTTATTACTTTGGCGAGCTGTATGTAAAAATCCTGTCCCCATTGCTTTTGTCTATGTAATTGTTGGTCTATTTATTAATACGTGTCTGTTCCTGGGTATGCATTACGATATTGTAATCGTTGGCACTCTTTACTATTGGTGGTTTTGGACCATTTACACATTCGGGATGTATTTTGTCGATTTTACCATGGCATTGGTATTAATCATCAATAAGGATTTTTTAGGCTTAAACAAGCTTTTAAGATGTGTTAGAAAGTTAAATTTAGATCGCTGAGGCAGTAAAGCTCAACTTAAAAGAAGAATGATTTTGTGCCTTTATTTGATGTTGCCGTAATATGCAAAGCGGTATAATAATTTTTTATCTAGTGTTGGAGTAAAATGGTTGAGCTACTTTTAAATACAAATATCTCTTTTTATATAGGTATTTTTGTACAACGGGGCTTTTTGATGGCTTTTTGATGGCTTTTTTATATTCTTTAGCAAGTTCGATAAATAGCGCAGATAAAAGCATTGTTTGGCTATCTTTCATCATGGCACTTTCTTACTCTTCTAGTATGTTTATTGATATGGACGCGATTACTTACTTCGATTTTTTCTTATTCGATATTATTACTCTATTTGTTATTATTTTATCTGGTTTTTTTATAAAGATTAGCAGCGTATACATTTATTTATTATTTGGTTTAGGTATAAACACCTCACTATTTTTTGCAATGTATATAGATAATGATGTTATGCACCATTATGAATTTTGGTGGTTCTGGTGGGTGTACATAGTAGGTATAAATTTTACAGATTTGACCATGGTTTTAGTTTTCTTTATAGGTAAAGATATTTTAAAACTTGCTTGGTTAGAAGGAAAGCTAAATAAAGTGTTTAATAAAAGGGCCTATTAGTAATGGATTTCAGTGCTAACAGGCCTTATTTATTATTAACTGGCACCACAGCCCAATTTAGTTTTTAGAGCTTTAACAATTACAGGGTCTACAAACTCGCTTACATCACCATTGTGGCGAGCTACTTCTTTAACGAGTGTTGATGAAATAAATGAATTTCGCTCTGCGGGTGTTAAAAATACACTTTCTAAGTCGGGGTTCAGGCGGCGGTTCATGTTAGCTAATTGAAATTCATAGTCAAAATCAGATACAGCTCTAATACCGCGAATAAGCACATTAGCATTGTGCTCGCGCGCAAGGTCAGCCAATAAACCAGAAAAACCAATCACCTTAACATTATCTATGTGGCTTAAAATAGTGTTTGCAAGCTCAACACGTTCTTCAAGGTTAAAGCAGGGTTTTTTACTTGGGTTATTAGCAACCGCAACTAATACAGTATCAAACATTTTAGCTGCACGTTGAATAAGGTCTGTGTGCCCATTAGTTAGTGGATCAAAGGTGCCAGGGTAAATTGCAATAACTTTCATAATGTTCGCTATTTATTATTTTAGCGCTAGTTTAACAGTGTTTATGCCACAAAGCAGCCTAGCTAAAAAAGCATATAAACACTTACTTTCTTTAAACAGGTCAGTCCATGGTGGGAGTGTTTTAATGATTCATATTTGTTTATACTGTTTACCTCTTTTGAGTGTAATGTAGCCTATAGATAATTTGAGTATTAGCATATGAATACCAAGGATAAAATAATACACACCAGTATTTTGTTGTTTAACGAAAATGGTGAGCGTGCAATAACGACAAATCATATTGCATCAAACTTAGGGATGAGCCCGGGTAATCTTTATTATCATTTTAAAAATAAAGAAGACATTATCCGTCATATTTTTGCGCTGTATCGCGATCATTTAAATACTCACTTTAAACCTATTAATAAAGATGATGATGCATTTAATCATTTAACGGCTTACCTAGATTCGTTATTTGAGCTGATGTGGCGCTATCATTTTTTTTACGATAATCTCGGGGATATTCTCTCTAGAGATGCTGATTTAAAACAAGCTTATATTGATTTTCAGTTAGAGTTGTTAGAGCAAGTTCGTAAAATTATTTTAGGACTTCGCGACAGTGAAATGATTGCTATTGATGAGCAAGATGTCATTGATTTAGCACATACATTAAAGTTAACGGTTAGTTTTTGGACGCCTTATATTAAAGCCCGTAGGCCAAGTGGTACGCTTGCTGAGCAAGATATATATCATGGCATTTTAAAAGTACTTACATTATTTAGAGCGTACAGTACCGATAAAAGCATTGATAAAATGAACCTGCTACGTGAAAAATATACTGAATTAGCGCAACAAGCCTTAGGGCCTGTTGACCTTTCAGGATTAAAATTTGTTCAATCTAGGGGCAATTAAATCGCGACGCGAGGTTTGTAACCTAGTGGGCTAAGTAAAAACCGAGCAACAAAGAGTTAATCGCCCCTAGGCTGAACCCTTTGGGCAGCGCTTGTTTGGTATTTATGCTACGTTATCGCCTATTTATGGGGAATAACCACAATGGGGAATAACCACACTACATAGGCTCTGCCTTGCCTAAATACCAAACACACTGCTGCAAATTTAACCTCGAAAGATAAACAGGCCCTAGCTGTAGTTTAATCGATAGTAATAGGCTGTTTCCTAGGCGCTGAATTTTTTGCTATAATCCCGCGCCAAATGCCTGGGAGCGCGAATTCCCGCAGTCTAAGAGTGAACTATGCTTAAATTTATCGTCAAACTACATCCTGAAATAGCCATTAAAAGCCGTTCAGTCCGTAAACGCTTTACTAAAGTGTTAGAAAATAACATTAAAATTGTATTGCGCCGTGTTGACGAAAAAGTACAAGTAAGAAATAACTGGGATAACATTTCAGTTGTTACAAAGCTTGAAGACGCGCAAGTTCGCCTTGATTTTATCGATAGCCTTAAACGCATCCCTGGCATTGTTCAATTTATTGAAGTAACCGAAACACAATTCGAAACTCTTGATGATATTTATCAAAAAACCATCGCTTTAGTTGGTCATACTATTGTAGGTAAAACCTTTTGTGTTCGTGCTAAGCGCATAGGGCAACACGATTTTACCTCAACTGATTTAGAGCGTTATGTTGGTGGTGGATTAAATCAACATATTGAAGGCGCAAGCGTAAAGCTTAGCCGCCCAGAAGTAACAATACGCCTAGAAGTAAAAGACGATAAAGCTTACATTGTTTCTCATACGCATTTTGGTATGGCTGGTTTTCCTCTGCCAACTCAAGAAGATGTGCTTTCGCTTATGTCTGGTGGTTTTGACTCTGGCGTAGCAAGTTACCAAATGATTCGTAAAGGCGCACGCACGCACTTTTTATTCTTTAATCTAGGTGGCGCAGCGCACGAAATTGGCGTTAAGCAAGCAAGCTACTACTTATGGAAAAAATACAGCTCTACACATAAAGTTAAATTTGTAACAGTTGATTTTGAACCTGTTGTTGCTGAAATTTTAGAAAACGTTGAAAACAGCCAAATGGGTGTTGTACTCAAACGTATGATGATGCGCGCAGGGAGTGTGGTTGCGCAAAAGTTAAACATTCAAGCACTTGTCACTGGCGAAAGTATTGGCCAAGTATCTAGTCAAACATTAGCGAATTTAAGCGTGATTGACCGTGTTACTGAAACGCTTATTATACGCCCGCTTATTCAACACGATAAGCAAGAAATTATTAATATTGCTCGCCAAATTGGTACGGCTGAAATGGCAGAAACAATGCCTGAATACTGTGGTGTTATTTCTAAAAAGCCAACGGTTAAAGCCAAAATAGACGTTATTCTTGGTGAAGAAGAAAAGTTCGACTTTGATGTACTTGATACCGTTGTAAATAACGCACGTATAATGGACGTGCGTGATATTGACGTTGAAGCCAAACAAGAACTTAAAGAAGCTGAATCGGTTGCTGATTTACCTATAGGCTCTGTGGTAGTTGATATTCGCTCACCAGAGGAAGAAGAAGCTGCACCGCTTGCAATCGACGGTGTTGAAGTGGTTCATTTACCGTTCTTCCGTCTGGCGACTAAGTTTGGTGATTTACCAAAAGACACCGACTACTATTTATATTGTGATAGAGGCGTAATGAGCCAACTACAGGCACTTATGCTGCACGAACAAGGCTTTGAAACTGTAAAAGTTTACCGCCCATAAGGTTTGTAGTCTTAAAGTTAAGAATTTATATAAGCGTGGTTTATACCACGCTTTTTTTTGCCTGAATTTTGACAAACAACTCATCATTGTAAGGTGTAGGAATACCGTAAATTTTACCTTGTTGGCTAATATAGCCACATATAGCTGATATTTCAGTTTCTCTGCAATGCGCTACGTCTTGCTGCATTGAAGAGTAATTGTCAGACGTTAATTCCATTATTTTATAAGCGGTATTAAGTGCTTTAATCAATGGGATATTAAGCCCTTGTACGTTTGCTATATTGCATGCTTCAGTGAGTGCATTAAAAATTATAGCGTTGTACTTAGGTGCGCGTAACTCACCATTTTTTACATTACTTAAAGCGCTTAATGGGTTAATGGCAATATTTACGAGTAGTTTTTCAAAACGAAGCTGCTGAATGTTATTAGTAAACTTGAGGCTGGGTATTACTTTAAAAATATCAGCTATTGGCGCGCTATTTTGAAAAGCTAATTCATTACAAGCACCAATAACACTTTGTCCCTCACCAGTGTGCTGCACAATGTATTGGTTTGATTTAAAGCCCGCTATGCTTGTCGTTAAAAAGTAGAGTGCTTGGTGAGTGCTTAGCTGGCTATTTACCTCATCAACATTACCCATTCCGTTATGCGAAAGTACAACAGAGCAATGATTTGGTAAAAATGGCTTTATTTGCGTAAATGCATCAAGTACTTGAAAGGCTTTAACTGTAAATAAAACAACATCAAATTCAGCCGCTTTATTTAGCTGATTTAATGAAATAAATTGTGCGTCAATTTTTTTAGATGCACCCTTTCCTCTGCTGTAAAAGCGGGTATTTGTTGGGCTTTTGCGAGTTAAGACACTGACATTATGCGACGCACTTAGAAAATGACTAAGTAACAAGCCAATAGCACCATCGCCGACAATTAAAATATTAGCCATATGGGTTCTTTTTTCGAGGTGTAAAAATTACTCTAAGTAAAAAGTAGCTTGCGGCACCTGCAAAATCAGCAAAAAAATCACCGAGTGATGCTTGCCTATATGGAAGTGCGTCTTGCATTATTTCTATAGAGGCGCCATAACCTGCCAATAAAAGTATTTGCACATATAAAGGAAGCTTAAACGCTTTATCCATTATTATGGCTAGTATAAAAAAAATCCCAAAATGGGCGACTTTATCAACATGAGGAAATAAATTTACAACGCCACCTTTTATTTCTTTGGCAAATAAAAAGGTAAAAGCTACTATGCTGATTAAAAAAATTGCTTGATAAACACGCCTTGTCACGACAAATCCTAAAATCGCTTAAAAAAGAGGCGCAAGTATATCAAACTAATTTAATATCGCACCTGAACAAGATGCAGAAAAATGTAAAGATTTATAATTTTAGCGTTATAATTACCACATAAAATTAAGATTAAATAGTTAGGAGCAAACCAATGCCTTCATTTGATATTGTATCTGAAGTAGAAATGAACGAAGCTAAAAACGCAGTTGATAATGCAAATCGTGAGCTAGAGACTCGCTTTGACTTTAGAGGCGTTGATGCATCTATTGAGCTAAATGACAAAACAATTAAGCTTAAAGCTGAAGCAGACTCTCAGGTTATGCAATTATTTGATATTTTAGCTAACAAAATATCTAAGCGTGGTATGGATGTATCAAGCTTAGAGCTTCAAGATATTACCCGTGCAGGTAAAAATGTATTTCGTAACGTTGGCTTAAAGCAAGGTATCGAAAAGGACATGGCTAAAAAAGTAGTTAAAGCCATTAAAGACTCTAAAGTTAAAGTTCAAGCTGCTATCCAAGGCGAAGAAGTACGTGTAACGGGTAAAAAACGTGACGATCTTCAAGAGGCTATGCAAGTAGTGCGCAGTGCTGAGCTAGGTCAACCTTTTCAGTTTAAAAATTTCCGCGATTAATTAATAAATAATTTTAAATTAAGCATGCTTTAATCTGTTTATACTTACAGACAGATTTAAGCTACTTACTCTTTTTAAATATCTCAATATTATCCCTCTTTACTGCCTAGATACTCCCGTATGTATTAATCTCCTTTTTGATATTTAAGCTATTATATTTAATCACATGCAATTAAGTACTTCTCACTAGAAGGTATTAAAATGAAACTTCATCAATTATTTTTGTTATTTGTTTTGCTTACATTTACCAAACCAAGCTTATCAAAAACAGTTGATATTGATGTACTGGTTGAAGATGGCTACTTTCCCATTATTATTAATGCGCAAAAAAAGCAGGGTTTTGCTCCTGAGTTTATTAAGATTTTAAACGGAGCACAGCAGGAGTTTAACTTCGTACTTAAGTCTCTACCTGTAAAAAGGCTTGCTTTGTCAGTTGAAAAAATAATTTTGATGTTTTATTTTTAATGGCACTGCAATGGATCCCACAATCAGCGCAAGAGAATATTAAAAAAACCGAATTTTATACCATTACCAAAAATGAGCTTTATACGCTTAAAGAAAATACAAATGAGCAAGCTTACTTTGACGACATTACGTCATTAACAAAGGTTGGGGTTCTGGGGTACTCGTATCAATTTGCTGGATTTAATACAGATGCTGAATTTTTAAGTGAGGAACATCAAGTAAGTTTAACCATTGATGAATTCAATGTTGTTAAAATGCTGCTATTAAAGCGCGCGGAAGTAGGCGTTTTAAATAATATTGCTTACCAATATTTTAAAAATCAAAATACTTTTAATATGGATTTACTCTATAAAAGTAACGTACCAGATGCCGTTTATAAAACGCACTTTTTAGTTAACTCTAAATTAAATAAGATCACCAGTAATAAAATGGATGAAATACTAAGCTTACCTACTGCACAAATACAACTTCAGAAGCTACTTGATAAATATGGCGTTTCTTCAAACTATACTAGGCCCTAACTGCATTTTAAAAAGGTTTTTAGCTGTATAGACGTCCATTGACATTTGTAAACAAAATACTCACAATAGCGACATATTTTCAAGGTGCTTGCTAGCCACTTCATGTAATGATTTTTTTAGCAGGATAATCGGGAAGTTGGTGCGTTTTCATGATGACTACAAGCCCAACACTGCCCCCGCAACGGTAAAGTATTGCATATTTTGATGTGCTTACTGAGTCCGGAGACCGGCCTTGATGCAATCTTACTTACTTAAATCTTTGCGGTGGGCAAAGGTAGGGGACATCATGTTAAACAAAACAACTTTAGGCGTTGCTATTTCTGCTGCGCTTTCATTTTCTGTGTCTGGCGCAGAGCAATCAATTGAAAAAATAACCGTTACAGCTAATAAATTTGAGCAATCAATCAATGACGTTTTAGCAAGTGTAAATGTTATTGAGCGTGCAGAAATAGAAGCAAGCAACGTACGCGATTTACCCTCTCTTTTAAATACAGTTGTTGGTCTTGATATTGTAAGTAATGGGGGCTTTGGGCAAAAAGCGGATGTATTTGTACGTGGCGCGTCGGCAAAATACACATTGGTTTTGGTGGATGGTGTTAGGATAAGTGATGCGACTTCGGGTAGTGTGTCGCTTACTAATATCCCTGTTAATAGCATTGAACGTATCGAAGTTATCAAAGGTGCTCGCGCGGCCATTTATGGTTCAGATGCAATCGCAGGGGTTATTAACATCATTACTCGTGATGCAATTAATAATACTTTATCTGCAACATTTGGTAGCAATAGTTACTCAAACTATCAGCTAGCAGGTGGGGTAGCTAAAGATGCGTTGAGCTTTAAATACAATGCAGGTTA of Pseudoalteromonas arctica A 37-1-2 contains these proteins:
- the coaD gene encoding pantetheine-phosphate adenylyltransferase, with the protein product MKVIAIYPGTFDPLTNGHTDLIQRAAKMFDTVLVAVANNPSKKPCFNLEERVELANTILSHIDNVKVIGFSGLLADLAREHNANVLIRGIRAVSDFDYEFQLANMNRRLNPDLESVFLTPAERNSFISSTLVKEVARHNGDVSEFVDPVIVKALKTKLGCGAS
- a CDS encoding TetR/AcrR family transcriptional regulator, producing the protein MNTKDKIIHTSILLFNENGERAITTNHIASNLGMSPGNLYYHFKNKEDIIRHIFALYRDHLNTHFKPINKDDDAFNHLTAYLDSLFELMWRYHFFYDNLGDILSRDADLKQAYIDFQLELLEQVRKIILGLRDSEMIAIDEQDVIDLAHTLKLTVSFWTPYIKARRPSGTLAEQDIYHGILKVLTLFRAYSTDKSIDKMNLLREKYTELAQQALGPVDLSGLKFVQSRGN
- the thiI gene encoding tRNA uracil 4-sulfurtransferase ThiI, whose amino-acid sequence is MLKFIVKLHPEIAIKSRSVRKRFTKVLENNIKIVLRRVDEKVQVRNNWDNISVVTKLEDAQVRLDFIDSLKRIPGIVQFIEVTETQFETLDDIYQKTIALVGHTIVGKTFCVRAKRIGQHDFTSTDLERYVGGGLNQHIEGASVKLSRPEVTIRLEVKDDKAYIVSHTHFGMAGFPLPTQEDVLSLMSGGFDSGVASYQMIRKGARTHFLFFNLGGAAHEIGVKQASYYLWKKYSSTHKVKFVTVDFEPVVAEILENVENSQMGVVLKRMMMRAGSVVAQKLNIQALVTGESIGQVSSQTLANLSVIDRVTETLIIRPLIQHDKQEIINIARQIGTAEMAETMPEYCGVISKKPTVKAKIDVILGEEEKFDFDVLDTVVNNARIMDVRDIDVEAKQELKEAESVADLPIGSVVVDIRSPEEEEAAPLAIDGVEVVHLPFFRLATKFGDLPKDTDYYLYCDRGVMSQLQALMLHEQGFETVKVYRP
- a CDS encoding ketopantoate reductase family protein, translated to MANILIVGDGAIGLLLSHFLSASHNVSVLTRKSPTNTRFYSRGKGASKKIDAQFISLNQLNKAAEFDVVLFTVKAFQVLDAFTQIKPFLPNHCSVVLSHNGMGNVDEVNSQLSTHQALYFLTTSIAGFKSNQYIVQHTGEGQSVIGACNELAFQNSAPIADIFKVIPSLKFTNNIQQLRFEKLLVNIAINPLSALSNVKNGELRAPKYNAIIFNALTEACNIANVQGLNIPLIKALNTAYKIMELTSDNYSSMQQDVAHCRETEISAICGYISQQGKIYGIPTPYNDELFVKIQAKKSVV
- a CDS encoding VanZ family protein; the protein is MTRRVYQAIFLISIVAFTFLFAKEIKGGVVNLFPHVDKVAHFGIFFILAIIMDKAFKLPLYVQILLLAGYGASIEIMQDALPYRQASLGDFFADFAGAASYFLLRVIFTPRKKNPYG
- a CDS encoding YajQ family cyclic di-GMP-binding protein; its protein translation is MPSFDIVSEVEMNEAKNAVDNANRELETRFDFRGVDASIELNDKTIKLKAEADSQVMQLFDILANKISKRGMDVSSLELQDITRAGKNVFRNVGLKQGIEKDMAKKVVKAIKDSKVKVQAAIQGEEVRVTGKKRDDLQEAMQVVRSAELGQPFQFKNFRD